The Caproicibacterium amylolyticum genome includes the window CAAGTGCATACGTCACCAGCACATCCGGTGCTTTTACTGCATTTAAGTCGGAAATTCCGACAGTTACAACCTGACTCATAAATCCAGCCCCAAATTCTTCATAATCTTTTCTAGCGATTCCATATCCGGGATCATGAGAACCTGACTGGACGCACTCTGCCCATCTGCATTAAACTCATCGTTGATAAAAATAATCTTATCGCTGATATTTGCAAAATGAATTGCGGGGACACTCAGGATGGAACCTGCCATATCAATGCAGATATCCGGTACAGAAATATTCATTCGCAAATCTGCCAAAGTGGAAATAGCATTCACGTAAGAAGCTGCCATGATATTGCCGACTTCTTTTAGGGCGGAAAGCTCCATTTCTCCCACATCATTGAAACTTTCAAGTTCACAGCCAAGCAATGTATTGAGCAGCATATGTGCAAAATCTTTCTGCAGCAGAAAAATCATCATGCCCTTTACATCATCTGTCATGGTGAACAGCAGACTGACCAGAAGATTTTCAGGGCCGCCAAGACTGTCCACTACGGTGTTGTAATCCAAAATGTTGATTTTGGGCACCTCTATATTAATGGGCTTCGACAGCATAGCGGAAAGCGCTGATGCCGCATTTCCCGAACCAATATTGCCAATTTCCTTGAGCACATCAAGGTGCATATCATTCAAATCCGTCAAATCACGAAAAGCCATGAAAAAATTCCCTCTTTCTTAAATCTTGCCGACAAATTCAGTATAAGAGTTATGAACGCAGGTCATTGATAGTATCTTCCACTTCATTGTTCGTCTGCAGTACACGGGCACTCAGCTGAAAGCCGCGCTGTGCCTGAATCATATTAGTCATTTCATCTACAAGGGAAGTGCCGGACTGCTCCAGATATCCGTTTTTCAGCTGGACCCCCGCAGCTGCTGCAGGCTGACCGGAAGCTGTATTTTCTGCATAAAGATTTCCCGTAAGCTGCGTAAGCGCCTCCGGGTTTTTGAACTGAAAAATTCCAATTTGGCTGGACACATCCTTAAAACGCCCTGCCACTGCATCACGTGCAATCGGAATCCGTGCGCCCTGACTGTTCAGCACAAAGCGACCCTGTTCGTCCGCAAGATAATATTTACCTGTACCATCCTGAGAAGCCTGAAAAGAACCGCAGCGAGTAAAGGCCGGTGTACCGTTGTTGTCTACTGCAAAGAAGCCATCCCCAACAATCGCATAGTCAAGGTCACCTTCAGTCGGCTGCAAAGACTGCTGATCCATATTCATGCCCGTACTCACATTGCGTGTGCCGGTACCCTGCAAGGGTTCATCTGTACTATTCACATACATTTTGTAATGCAGCAAATCTTCAAAAGAGGTTGTAGTCGGTTTAAAACCGGTTGTACTGCTGTTTGCAATATTGTTGCCGACAACGTTCATTTCACTTTGAAATGCAACAAGTCCGGCAGCGCCGGTATAAAATCCGATATTCATGGCTTATTCTCCTTTACACGCTGGCAATCTGAGAGGCGGCTTTCTGATTAATCTGATCATAAATCTGCAGCGCTGAACTGCAGGATTTGAGAGCACTCTGTGCCTCCATCAGCATGGAAACCTCACGGTTCAAATCAACATTTGAAGATTCCAGTGCTTTTTGGCGCAGGGTTACACTTCCTCCGGCAGCACCTGTTGGTGCGTTTGCCGGGGCACCAAAAAGCCCATTGGAATACTGCGTCAGCTCAGCATCATCTGCTGGTGTTGTTAACATAATGGTCCCTGCCTGCTGGCCAGCGCTGGTAAGCACAGTGCCGCCGGAAAGCACCGTAAAGTTGGTGTCCCCCACCTTGATTGGCTGTTTATCTGTCCCAAGCACACGCCCGCAGTCTGGCAGTTCAAGGTAACCTTCATCATCTACATCAAAGCCGCCATTGCGCGTGATGTATTTTTTACCGTCCGAACCAGCAATCGTAAAGTAGCCGTTTCCATCTATGGCAACATCCATACTGCGATCCGTTGTTTTGATATTATCCGCATTGAAGCGAGTTGTCAAGTTTTTTACGATAGTTGCCGGACTTGCATAGCCGATATTTTCCGTATTGCCGTTTTCAAACCTTGTGTACAGTTCCTGCTCAAAAGGAGTCGCTGTTACACGCTGGGTACGGTAACCCGGTGTCTGACTGTTGACAACATTGTTTCCTTCGGTTTCCAGCTTCTTCTGCTGAGTCATCAGCCCGGAAGCAATCGTATAAAATCCACTAAGCATGGTTTTTATTCCCTTTCACTTAAATAATCAGAAAGTCTTTTACTGAGTTTTGCCAGACCAGAAGTTCTGGCACAGGAAGCACGCTGCTGGCTAACGCCAAGCACTTCTCCAATTTCCCGCAGATTTAAATTCTCATAGTAACAGAGGGTAATCACTTCCCGCTCCCTCTTTGGCAGCGCATCAATCGCCTGCTGAAGTACCTGACACAATTCCTCCTGCATCACTCTTTCTTCCGGAGAAATTTGCTCACCGTCTTCTGAACCAGCATGATTGATAAGCTGAGAAGCATTTTCCAGCAAATCTTCGAAGGAATACATTTCCGCATTGGCGATTTCCGCAATGTACCGGTCGTAGTCCTCCATACTCATATCCAAGCGCTCACACAGTTCAGCCTGTGTAGGCTCTCTGCTCAGTTCTGCGGTCAGCGCATCCTGTTCCTGCAGAATTGTCCTGCGTGCCGAGCGCACCCGATACGGCAGCCAGCTCTGCTTTCTCATATAGCTGAGCACAGAACCACGCAGACGCTTGAAAATATAAGTATCAAAACTTGCGCCACGGGATGGATCAAATTTATCAATGCAGTCAATCAGTGCAAGCACACCCTGATTAATAAAATCATCATACTGCATATTTGCCGGCAGGATGGAGCGCATACTCATAACTGTTTTTTTCACAGAACCCAAATAATGCATAACAAGCTGATTACGAATTTCCAAGTCGCCGGTCTGTTTGTAGCGCAGCATCAGTTCTGCCGGATCAGCCGAGTCTTCATATGCTTCTGCTTCTGCGAGATTATTCATTTGTGCCCCTCCTTCTGCCGAATTTACTCCTGTTTGGGAATTTCAATCGTGCCTAGCGCCTGTATCTGTACAGACGGGTCAATTTCGTTAAAAGAAAGTACCGTTACGTTAGGGCAGAACTGGTCAACCAGCTTTTTAAAGTAAATACGCACAACCGGTGACGTAAGGATAATCGGTGTCTGTACCACTTTTCGCATTTCGTTGACTTTTTCTGTTGTAGACGAAGCAATCTGCTGTATAATATCCGGCTCCAGAGAAAGGTAGGAACCGCCGTCCATTTTTTTGACAGAACCCATAATCATGTTTTCTACACCGGCATCCAAGCTGACCACCTTCAGCTGACCTGCCTCTGCAAAACGATGCGTAATGACACGGCGCAGGGACTGCCGAACGTATTCAGTAAGGATATCGGTATCCTTAATGGTAGCAGAATAATCAGACATTGTTTCCAAAATAGTTTCCATATCCCGAATCGGCACACCTTCACGCAGCAGATTCTTGAGGATTTTCTCCAAATCACCCACAGAAACAATATTGGGAATCGTATCGTCCACAACGGTAGAGTTGACTTTCTTGAGGTTCTCTATCATGTTCTTGACTTCCTGACGGTTCAGCAGTTCATCCGCATGGGAGCGGATGACTTCCGACAAATGTGTAATGATAACCGAAGTCGGATCAATCAGGATATACCCTGCCATTTCCGCTTTGATTTTCTGGTCGCTGCTAATCCACTTTGCAGGCATGCCAAACGCCGGCTCAACGGTGTCAATACCATCTATATCATCCTGTGGGCGGTCTTCCGGCACCAATGCAAGGAAGTGGTCAATCAGCACTTCACCCTGCGCAACGCTTTCACCTTTAATCCGAATCTCATACTGGTTTGGGTTGAGCTGACCGCTGTCCTGCAGACGGACAAACGGAATAA containing:
- a CDS encoding chemotaxis protein CheC, translated to MAFRDLTDLNDMHLDVLKEIGNIGSGNAASALSAMLSKPINIEVPKINILDYNTVVDSLGGPENLLVSLLFTMTDDVKGMMIFLLQKDFAHMLLNTLLGCELESFNDVGEMELSALKEVGNIMAASYVNAISTLADLRMNISVPDICIDMAGSILSVPAIHFANISDKIIFINDEFNADGQSASSQVLMIPDMESLEKIMKNLGLDL
- a CDS encoding flagellar hook-basal body protein; this encodes MNIGFYTGAAGLVAFQSEMNVVGNNIANSSTTGFKPTTTSFEDLLHYKMYVNSTDEPLQGTGTRNVSTGMNMDQQSLQPTEGDLDYAIVGDGFFAVDNNGTPAFTRCGSFQASQDGTGKYYLADEQGRFVLNSQGARIPIARDAVAGRFKDVSSQIGIFQFKNPEALTQLTGNLYAENTASGQPAAAAGVQLKNGYLEQSGTSLVDEMTNMIQAQRGFQLSARVLQTNNEVEDTINDLRS
- a CDS encoding flagellar hook-basal body protein, which translates into the protein MLSGFYTIASGLMTQQKKLETEGNNVVNSQTPGYRTQRVTATPFEQELYTRFENGNTENIGYASPATIVKNLTTRFNADNIKTTDRSMDVAIDGNGYFTIAGSDGKKYITRNGGFDVDDEGYLELPDCGRVLGTDKQPIKVGDTNFTVLSGGTVLTSAGQQAGTIMLTTPADDAELTQYSNGLFGAPANAPTGAAGGSVTLRQKALESSNVDLNREVSMLMEAQSALKSCSSALQIYDQINQKAASQIASV
- a CDS encoding sigma-70 family RNA polymerase sigma factor yields the protein MNNLAEAEAYEDSADPAELMLRYKQTGDLEIRNQLVMHYLGSVKKTVMSMRSILPANMQYDDFINQGVLALIDCIDKFDPSRGASFDTYIFKRLRGSVLSYMRKQSWLPYRVRSARRTILQEQDALTAELSREPTQAELCERLDMSMEDYDRYIAEIANAEMYSFEDLLENASQLINHAGSEDGEQISPEERVMQEELCQVLQQAIDALPKREREVITLCYYENLNLREIGEVLGVSQQRASCARTSGLAKLSKRLSDYLSERE